From one Anabas testudineus chromosome 18, fAnaTes1.2, whole genome shotgun sequence genomic stretch:
- the LOC113168287 gene encoding sialoadhesin-like has translation MEVTALCIKLLTIVMMPCEHDQKVNAASLHIDPNRAQFFVYESVTFYCEGVSYCEVVRESKGKISSCKTSNKKTSTGSSCTIKDVFPADSGKYWFEAEAGERSNSVNITITAGSVILEIPALPVMEGEAVTLTCRNKTTSSQTSADFYQYGDFINNSSTGNMIIYSVSKSNEGVYKCNISGAGESAESRLIVRGFGES, from the exons atggaggtcacagctctctgcatcaaactaT TGACGATTGTGATGATGCCGTGTGAACATGATCAGAAAGTTA atgcagcttctcttcatattgatccaaacagagcacagttctttgtaTATGAGtcagtaactttttattgtgagggggtctcttattgtgaagttgtacGTGAGTCCAAAGGAAAAATATCCTCATGTAAAACCTCTAATAAAAAGACATcaacagggtcgtcctgcaccataaaagatgtttttccaGCTGACAGTGGAAAATACTGGTTTGAGGCTGAAGCGGGGGAAAGAAGCAACAGTGTTAACATCACTatcactg ctggttcagtgatcctggaaattcctgctcttcctgtgatggagggagaagctgtaactctgacttgtagaaacaagacgacttcctcacagacctcagctgattttTATCAATATGGAGACTTCATCAATaacagctctacaggaaacatgatcatctACAGTGTTTCCAAGTCTAATGAAGGAGTCTACAAGTGCaacatctctggagctggagaatcagcagagagcaggttgattGTTAGAG GTTTCGGAGAGAGCTGA
- the LOC113168615 gene encoding low affinity immunoglobulin gamma Fc region receptor III-like, with product MIVMLLLCKHDQKVNAASLHIDPNRAQFFEYESLTFYCEGVSDCEVVHESKGKISSCKTSNTETSTGSSCTIKDVFPPDSGKYWFDAGGGNKSNSVKIVVTDGSVILEIPALPVMEGEAVTLTCRNKMTSSRSPAHFFHYGDLISRSSRNNMIINSVSKSDEGLYKCSISGAGESAESRLIVKDGQKETVTSPFKDTFFLSSNPWIIFTVLFAVLLVLVGLLHFVRSYWHKCSANINSTTAGHTDPKKTRKVKEPAVSPPLTDTDPSLSEDALYYTIP from the exons ATGATTGTGATGCTTCTGCTGTGTAAACATGATCAGAAAGTTA atgcagcttctcttcatattgatccaaacagagcacagttctttgaatatgagtcactaactttttattgtgagggggTTTCTGATTGTGAAGTTGTACATGAGTCCAAAGGGAAAATATCATCATGTAAAACCTCTAATACAGAAACATCAACAGGGTCATCCTGCACCataaaagatgtttttccaCCTGACAGTGGAAAATACTGGTTTGATGCTGGAGGGGGGAACAAAAGCAACAGTGTCAAAATTGttgtcactg atggttcagtgatcctggaaattcctgctcttcctgtgatggagggagaagctgtaactctgacttgtagaaacaagatgaCTTCTTCACGGTCCCCAGctcatttttttcattatggAGACTTGATCAGTAGAAGCTCCAGAAATAATATGATCATCAACAgtgtttccaagtctgatgaaggactctacaagtgcagcatctctggagctggagaatcagcagagagcaggttgattgtcaaag ATGGTCAAAAAGAGACGGTTACTTCCCCTTTTAAAGACACTTTTTTTCTCAGTTCTAACCCATGGATCATTTTTACGGTTTTATTTGCGgttctgctggtgttggtgGGACTACTTCACTTTGTCAGAAGTTACTGGCACAAAT GTTCGGCAAATATCAATTCAACCACAGCGGGTCATACTGATCCAAAAAAAACCAGGAAAGTAAAAG aacCAGCTGTATCACCTCCATTGACTGACACTGACCCATCTTTATCAGAAGATGCCTTGTATTATACAATCCCATag
- the LOC113168620 gene encoding high affinity immunoglobulin gamma Fc receptor I-like, whose protein sequence is MEVTALCMKLLMIEMMLLCEHDQKVYAASLFIDPNRAQFFEYESVTFYCEGVSYCELVHVLKGKISSCNKTNKKTATGSSCTVTNVYTDDSGKLWFQAGGGERSNIVNIVVTAGSVILEIPALPVMEGEAVTLTCRNKTTSSQTSADFYKDGVFINSSSTGKMIINSVSESDEGLYKCSISGAGESTETRLIVRGETQKDFKIEFISTCSINDNCSSKY, encoded by the exons atggaggtcacagctctctgcatgaAACTGC tgatgattgaaatgatgctgctgtgtgaacatgatcaGAAAGTTT ATGCAGCTTCCCTTTTtattgatccaaacagagcacagttctttgaatatgagtcagtaactttttattgtgagggggtctcttattgtgaacTTGTACATGTGCTCAAAGGAAAAATATCctcatgtaataaaactaataagaaaacagcaacaggttCGTCCTGCACCGTTACAAATGTTTACACAGATGACAGTGGAAAATTATGGTTTCAGGCTGGAGGGGGGGAAAGAAGTAACATTGTCAACATTGttgtcactg ctggttcagtgatcctggaaattcctgctcttcctgtgatggagggagaagctgtaactctgacttgtagaaacaagacgacttcctcacagacctcagctgatttctataaagatggagtCTTTATCAatagcagctctacaggaaaaATGATCATCAACAGTGTTTCCgagtctgatgaaggactctacaagtgcagcatctctggagctggagaatcgACTGAGACCAGGTTGATtgtcagaggtgagacacagaaagattttaaaatagaatttatATCTACATGTAGTATAAATGACAACTGTAGCTCTAAATATTAA